In Candidatus Babeliales bacterium, the following proteins share a genomic window:
- a CDS encoding FtsX-like permease family protein, with translation MKQFIQLLSLRYLREATEQHTLGSMVKICFFSIALATGSLALIGSIMRGFEQAAHNTLQSIHSDIIIEPHGFPLDERFIEKTLNNYSQIIGYSPSKSGHAMISAINDNNVPQAIIIKGVSPAQEANTSCIEQMIIAPKTKKTLKTLLNEPSIIIGSKLAEMLNVTCGHTVKLFYATDYQSIGKKIHLDTQTVKIAGIFKTGIDEFDSSMALSSLEFFDQLFDQEIDSIAIRLQKKTDTTSVIQSLKRELPYLVLSWKDLYPALFSALKLERFAMMAILLLIIIISSMTIVALMFMLITHKKSDIVILRAMGGSVHQIRILFLAIGTCITLPATIAGLIGAFLIGFICKHCIHLELPDTYYATNLPIDLNPILFIAIGFSVFTISLIASWLPLSSLNRLRLSSHLR, from the coding sequence ATGAAACAATTTATCCAGCTTCTTTCATTGCGCTATCTAAGAGAGGCCACTGAACAGCACACGCTTGGCAGCATGGTAAAAATTTGTTTTTTTTCTATCGCGCTCGCGACCGGTTCACTTGCCCTGATCGGATCGATCATGCGCGGCTTTGAGCAAGCAGCGCATAATACGTTGCAGAGTATTCATTCAGATATTATTATCGAACCTCATGGCTTTCCTCTCGACGAAAGATTCATAGAAAAAACCTTAAACAACTATTCACAAATTATTGGCTATAGCCCTTCAAAAAGTGGGCATGCAATGATAAGTGCAATAAATGATAACAACGTACCTCAAGCAATTATCATTAAGGGAGTATCTCCAGCTCAAGAAGCAAATACTTCTTGCATTGAACAGATGATCATTGCACCCAAAACAAAAAAAACACTGAAAACTCTTTTAAATGAACCATCAATTATTATCGGCTCTAAACTCGCAGAGATGCTCAATGTAACGTGCGGCCATACGGTAAAATTATTTTACGCAACCGATTACCAATCGATTGGAAAAAAAATTCATCTAGATACACAAACGGTTAAAATTGCCGGCATTTTCAAAACAGGAATTGATGAGTTTGATTCGTCAATGGCATTAAGTTCTTTAGAATTCTTTGATCAACTTTTTGATCAAGAAATAGATTCAATAGCGATACGTCTGCAGAAAAAAACCGATACAACATCGGTTATACAATCGCTTAAAAGGGAATTACCCTATCTCGTCCTTTCTTGGAAAGATTTGTATCCAGCTCTTTTTTCAGCGCTTAAATTAGAACGTTTTGCCATGATGGCTATTTTACTTTTAATAATTATCATCTCGAGTATGACGATTGTTGCTCTTATGTTCATGCTTATCACTCATAAAAAATCTGATATAGTGATTTTACGCGCAATGGGAGGCTCGGTACACCAAATTCGAATTCTATTTCTTGCAATCGGAACCTGCATAACGCTACCTGCAACTATTGCCGGATTAATAGGCGCATTCTTAATTGGTTTTATTTGCAAACACTGCATTCATTTGGAACTGCCTGATACTTATTATGCAACCAATTTGCCAATAGATCTTAACCCCATCCTCTTTATAGCTATTGGTTTTTCTGTATTTACCATTTCCCTTATCGCTTCTTGGTTACCGCTCTCAAGTCTCAATCGATTACGTTTATCATCCCACTTGCGGTAA
- a CDS encoding RpiB/LacA/LacB family sugar-phosphate isomerase — MHKTLAIGADHRGYFYKEQLKKISQFGGCSVTWIDVGVKSAERADYPVPAHAAVEEIKNGKVQGAVLLCGSGVGMAIAANRFPGIYAAVVWEPIVARIAKEDDNANVLSLSADYVDFKTTVQCVEEWLNATFKEGRYAFRLSLIDR; from the coding sequence ATGCATAAAACGCTGGCTATTGGCGCAGATCATCGTGGTTATTTTTATAAAGAGCAATTAAAAAAAATTTCGCAATTTGGAGGTTGTTCCGTTACGTGGATTGATGTAGGCGTGAAAAGCGCAGAGCGCGCAGATTATCCGGTTCCTGCGCATGCAGCGGTTGAGGAAATTAAAAACGGAAAAGTGCAAGGCGCAGTATTGCTTTGCGGATCGGGTGTAGGGATGGCGATTGCAGCAAATCGATTTCCGGGAATATACGCTGCTGTTGTTTGGGAACCAATTGTTGCACGCATCGCAAAAGAGGATGATAATGCAAATGTATTATCTCTCTCCGCGGATTATGTAGATTTTAAAACAACGGTACAATGTGTCGAAGAGTGGCTGAACGCGACCTTTAAAGAAGGGCGCTACGCATTTCGACTTTCACTTATTGATAGATAG
- a CDS encoding phosphoglycerate kinase, which yields MNYFYAKLTSRLPQSDLKNKRVLLRADCNVPISKGLIKNDFRLRALLPTLRFIIEKKGRIVIATHLGRPKKQEPEFSTRQLIPWFEKNNLHLEFAQTIDEAKKSTAQIVLLENLRFFAGELNNDADFAKALASCGDYYVCDAFGTVHRNHASLTQTPLYFSPQYRTIGFLIEREIKALNKLLDNPAQPFLVLLGGNKIETKLPLIKSLLEQDASIFLLPALVFTFLAAQNKEAGKSLIDENELAAAKKLLDDKKTKEKLLFPIDYLIADNDANGQLSFFKADTFPADGYGISVGPETVSLVTQKIASARSIFFNAAVGFKERPETLLPINKILSALAQSNAYTVIGGGDSVEYAFDAGVAEQIKFLSTGGGAALAYLSKADLPGLDPFITQSGKS from the coding sequence GTGAACTATTTTTACGCAAAGTTAACATCTCGATTACCACAATCTGATCTGAAAAATAAACGTGTTTTATTGCGTGCCGATTGTAACGTACCAATTTCTAAAGGCTTGATTAAAAACGATTTTCGCTTAAGAGCTTTGCTGCCAACGTTGCGTTTTATAATCGAAAAAAAAGGTCGGATCGTTATCGCCACCCATTTAGGCAGACCGAAAAAACAGGAACCGGAATTTTCCACGCGGCAGCTCATTCCATGGTTTGAAAAAAACAACCTGCATCTGGAATTTGCACAGACGATTGATGAAGCAAAAAAATCAACTGCTCAAATCGTTTTACTCGAAAATCTTCGTTTCTTTGCTGGAGAATTAAACAACGACGCTGATTTTGCAAAAGCACTTGCTTCATGCGGCGATTATTATGTGTGCGATGCTTTTGGAACGGTGCATCGCAACCATGCCTCATTAACACAAACCCCTCTGTATTTTTCTCCTCAGTATCGCACCATCGGATTTTTAATTGAGCGAGAGATTAAAGCGCTCAATAAACTTCTTGATAATCCTGCGCAACCATTTCTCGTACTGCTTGGCGGAAATAAAATTGAAACAAAATTACCGCTCATCAAATCCCTTCTCGAGCAAGATGCATCAATCTTTCTTCTGCCTGCTTTAGTTTTTACTTTTCTTGCTGCTCAAAATAAAGAAGCAGGAAAATCATTAATTGATGAAAATGAACTCGCTGCAGCAAAAAAATTATTGGATGATAAAAAGACAAAAGAAAAACTCTTATTTCCTATTGATTACTTAATCGCAGATAATGATGCAAATGGCCAGCTTTCGTTTTTCAAAGCTGATACGTTCCCTGCAGATGGCTACGGTATTTCGGTGGGCCCAGAAACAGTTTCTTTAGTAACCCAAAAAATCGCTTCTGCTCGTTCAATATTTTTTAATGCGGCTGTGGGATTTAAGGAGCGCCCCGAGACGCTCCTTCCGATTAATAAAATACTTTCAGCGCTGGCACAAAGCAATGCATACACAGTTATTGGCGGTGGCGATTCGGTCGAATACGCATTTGATGCTGGTGTTGCTGAGCAGATTAAATTTCTTTCCACCGGAGGCGGCGCAGCGCTTGCCTATTTAAGTAAAGCAGATCTTCCAGGGCTTGATCCGTTTATTACGCAATCGGGCAAAAGCTAA
- the trxB gene encoding thioredoxin-disulfide reductase: MLKNRMLKVALFLGVFLLGASGTSALYYVWRNKSPFDFSMNKISEHDGVVPLVILGSGPASLSAALYGSRQKIKTIVIAGNKPGGALTETSYIENWPGRPKILGTDVMRDLQEQAVQFGAEIISDAVERVDFSQWPFQIVTENGRTLYALTVIIGTGSTPKTLGIPGEQEYWGKGVTTCAICDAPFHQDKEVVVIGGGDSAIEEAIQLAAYAKKITILVRKDRMRAAAAMQERLHDYANIEVKYNTQVRSIIGDGDLVTGVEIFDSKTDTQSTLQVSGVFLAIGHDPNAALFKEYLKLDAEGTISLANRTQATSLAGVFAAGDVTDHRYRQAGVASGDGIKAALDAVSFLQEHGFNTTVARELEKRSKPTIAEKRVEVPQIKQLEELKEIINAAKGLVVIDYYAPYCPSCMRMLPSLSAVAAQFAEQVAFLKVDTSVSPEIAQEFHVPTIPCLMVFKDQKMIARINQPMSRKQLEELMNKLLDQEDA; the protein is encoded by the coding sequence ATGCTAAAAAATCGGATGTTGAAAGTTGCCTTGTTCTTGGGAGTCTTTCTGCTTGGCGCAAGTGGAACGAGCGCATTGTACTACGTATGGCGAAATAAATCGCCATTCGATTTTTCGATGAATAAAATTAGTGAACATGATGGGGTAGTGCCTTTGGTCATACTCGGATCTGGGCCAGCATCGCTGAGCGCGGCGCTCTATGGCTCTCGCCAGAAAATAAAAACGATCGTTATTGCGGGAAATAAACCAGGCGGAGCGTTGACCGAAACGAGTTATATCGAAAATTGGCCTGGTAGACCGAAAATTCTGGGAACAGACGTTATGAGAGATTTGCAGGAACAGGCAGTTCAGTTTGGTGCAGAAATTATCAGTGATGCTGTTGAGCGGGTCGATTTTTCTCAATGGCCATTTCAGATAGTTACTGAGAATGGCAGAACTCTCTATGCACTCACAGTTATAATTGGAACGGGATCTACCCCAAAAACGCTGGGTATTCCAGGTGAGCAAGAATATTGGGGCAAGGGCGTGACCACGTGCGCAATCTGTGATGCACCATTTCATCAAGATAAGGAGGTGGTTGTTATCGGTGGAGGCGACTCTGCGATAGAAGAGGCGATTCAACTAGCTGCTTATGCCAAAAAAATAACTATTTTAGTTCGGAAAGATCGTATGCGTGCTGCTGCGGCAATGCAAGAACGCTTGCACGATTATGCAAACATTGAAGTTAAATATAATACACAAGTTCGTTCAATAATTGGGGACGGCGATTTGGTTACCGGCGTTGAAATCTTTGATTCCAAAACCGATACGCAATCAACTCTGCAGGTGAGCGGTGTGTTTTTGGCTATCGGCCACGATCCTAACGCTGCATTATTCAAAGAATATCTTAAATTGGATGCTGAAGGCACCATTTCATTAGCAAATCGCACCCAGGCTACTTCGTTGGCGGGTGTTTTTGCTGCAGGTGATGTGACTGATCATCGCTATCGCCAAGCAGGCGTTGCTTCAGGCGATGGTATTAAAGCGGCTCTTGATGCCGTCTCGTTCCTTCAAGAGCATGGGTTTAATACAACGGTTGCTCGGGAACTAGAAAAAAGAAGTAAACCAACTATTGCTGAAAAAAGAGTTGAAGTTCCACAAATTAAGCAATTAGAGGAGCTAAAAGAAATAATCAACGCTGCAAAAGGGCTAGTAGTTATCGATTACTATGCCCCATATTGCCCAAGTTGCATGAGAATGTTGCCAAGTCTATCGGCAGTGGCAGCACAATTTGCAGAACAAGTGGCTTTCTTAAAGGTTGATACGAGCGTTTCGCCCGAAATTGCGCAGGAATTCCATGTTCCAACGATTCCATGTTTGATGGTCTTTAAAGATCAAAAAATGATAGCGCGCATTAATCAGCCGATGAGCCGTAAGCAATTAGAGGAGTTAATGAATAAGCTTTTAGACCAAGAGGACGCCTAG
- a CDS encoding AAA family ATPase has translation MKLTNRINILLLCVIASAPSIVTSSIYANPKATPTEEKASSESTHQENSAPADRQLLEDTIELHLRSTLELYKKFDFALENLAQVINNNQIRGCDKTKALEHIKMLRFNIAQLQGTSALVNDPMSIKLLNVIFKGLADHLRFVIKQNFTQFPEPQLEDLIKNTVTRNAPSIDSLKLDIEVNEKLMNSIDVEANRVGLSLFNRAYRRVEKFANDHTLLSKGGALLAAGVLAYLLIANLPDKIAPEWFTAARKNTIGQAPKVAIDGTLANEDHLNKAGWIQYYGQELGFLKLTLPPMITWELIRDPLKERFDETKKWMSRKWENVRAYLRGGPVVRKTDPWMIDPRYRFKDIIGKDHIKDQLSRIVEYFRNREKFNRSGMKPPKGFLFAGDTRTGKTFMAEAFAGELKDAFGENFNFLSFVAADILRDEHGLSRVMFYARYYAPCVLFIDEIDMLGAQRDKNAALLSQLLTAMSGVTTDEDDARPVIMLAATNAPQNLDYALLQPGRFEKTLWFMHPTLEERQYFLHKELDKIGIMTVDADYLKKLAQETESISFEALRRIIATALHYAKTEGESLNEFHLERAFDEETRLILFEDPRLPAHEKHLVAIHQAGHALATMLLESSQSVAKVTICPVNIKPKEEPTWMKYVQENEKQRETVENGKVFTCPKDGKGTYNSHDELIAQCKIDLAGHVAEKLILGNSGYTYHRHDNQKALAMAKYIVFKGIKESELPKEQCKKLQEEAYQLMNRCEKEVSDLLMQHKDKIEITAQALEKYLSLSGYHLELIMQGKPLTKPEASEQPTEADAPSPSAESAPLATADVNF, from the coding sequence ATGAAATTGACTAATAGAATTAACATATTGTTGTTGTGCGTGATCGCATCAGCCCCATCAATCGTCACTTCTAGCATCTATGCAAACCCAAAAGCGACTCCTACAGAAGAAAAAGCATCTTCAGAATCGACACACCAAGAAAATTCAGCTCCAGCCGATAGGCAACTACTGGAGGACACGATCGAACTTCATTTGCGTTCAACCCTGGAACTCTATAAAAAGTTTGATTTTGCGCTAGAAAATTTGGCGCAAGTTATCAATAACAATCAGATCCGTGGCTGCGATAAAACAAAGGCTCTTGAGCATATAAAAATGCTCAGATTCAACATTGCACAATTGCAAGGCACCAGCGCCTTAGTAAACGACCCGATGAGCATTAAACTCCTGAACGTGATTTTTAAAGGACTTGCTGACCATTTAAGATTTGTGATCAAACAAAACTTTACTCAGTTTCCAGAGCCACAATTAGAAGATCTCATAAAAAATACGGTTACTCGAAACGCGCCATCTATTGATTCTCTTAAGCTGGATATCGAAGTTAACGAAAAGTTGATGAATTCAATCGACGTAGAAGCAAATCGAGTGGGATTATCTCTTTTTAATCGCGCTTATCGCCGTGTTGAAAAATTTGCTAACGATCACACGCTACTTTCAAAAGGCGGTGCACTGCTTGCTGCAGGAGTCCTCGCCTATCTTCTTATTGCAAACCTTCCCGATAAGATAGCGCCAGAGTGGTTTACAGCGGCCAGAAAAAATACGATTGGTCAAGCTCCAAAAGTGGCAATCGATGGGACTCTCGCTAACGAAGACCATCTCAATAAAGCTGGCTGGATTCAATACTACGGACAAGAACTTGGCTTCCTTAAATTAACACTGCCGCCAATGATTACTTGGGAATTGATTAGGGATCCCCTTAAAGAACGATTTGACGAAACTAAAAAATGGATGAGCCGAAAATGGGAAAATGTACGCGCATACTTGCGCGGTGGACCCGTAGTACGCAAAACCGATCCATGGATGATTGATCCTCGCTATCGCTTCAAAGATATTATAGGAAAAGATCACATTAAAGATCAGCTCAGCCGCATAGTTGAATATTTCCGCAATCGTGAAAAATTCAATAGATCCGGCATGAAACCACCAAAGGGATTCTTGTTTGCTGGCGATACACGAACTGGTAAAACTTTTATGGCTGAAGCATTTGCGGGCGAACTAAAAGATGCATTTGGCGAGAACTTTAATTTCTTGAGTTTCGTCGCTGCAGACATTCTAAGAGATGAGCATGGCCTCAGTCGTGTAATGTTCTATGCTCGCTATTACGCACCATGTGTTCTCTTTATTGATGAGATCGATATGCTTGGAGCCCAACGTGATAAAAATGCTGCGCTCCTTTCTCAGTTATTAACTGCAATGAGTGGTGTAACAACTGATGAAGATGATGCTCGTCCTGTTATCATGCTCGCCGCAACAAATGCTCCCCAGAATTTGGATTATGCATTATTGCAACCAGGCCGATTTGAAAAAACACTTTGGTTTATGCACCCAACCTTAGAAGAACGCCAATATTTCTTGCACAAAGAGCTCGATAAAATCGGGATTATGACCGTTGATGCAGATTATCTGAAGAAACTTGCGCAAGAAACTGAAAGCATTTCTTTCGAAGCTCTACGCAGAATAATTGCTACTGCATTACATTATGCAAAAACCGAAGGCGAGTCACTTAACGAATTTCATTTGGAACGAGCATTTGACGAAGAAACGCGCCTGATTCTCTTTGAAGATCCTCGCCTACCTGCACACGAAAAACATTTAGTTGCGATTCACCAGGCTGGTCATGCACTAGCAACAATGCTTCTTGAAAGTTCGCAATCGGTAGCAAAAGTTACTATCTGTCCAGTAAATATCAAGCCAAAAGAAGAGCCAACATGGATGAAATACGTTCAGGAAAATGAAAAGCAGCGAGAGACTGTCGAGAACGGAAAAGTATTTACATGCCCCAAAGATGGTAAGGGTACGTACAATTCTCACGATGAGTTAATTGCTCAATGCAAAATCGATCTTGCTGGTCACGTTGCTGAAAAATTAATCCTTGGCAATAGTGGGTATACGTACCATAGACACGATAATCAAAAAGCACTTGCTATGGCAAAGTATATTGTCTTTAAAGGAATCAAAGAAAGCGAATTGCCCAAGGAGCAATGCAAGAAATTACAAGAAGAAGCATATCAACTTATGAATCGTTGTGAAAAAGAAGTTTCAGATCTTCTTATGCAGCATAAAGATAAAATTGAGATAACAGCGCAAGCGCTTGAAAAATACTTGAGCTTAAGCGGCTATCATCTTGAATTGATTATGCAAGGCAAACCGCTGACTAAGCCAGAGGCTTCAGAGCAACCAACAGAAGCTGATGCACCTTCACCGTCAGCAGAATCTGCGCCTTTAGCTACCGCAGATGTTAATTTTTGA